In one Hydrogenobacter sp. genomic region, the following are encoded:
- a CDS encoding ComEC/Rec2 family competence protein, whose amino-acid sequence MEGRHLKHLVLFLVVLIISFFRVERDKEYLQEDFGKAKVLVLVEGLPNVEANRLKVKVKIIGGDLPEIYDKTGYLTLFGAEDLPSKTFEVLGRVRLAYGKVFINASYTHIGKLVFTRESIRELFMRRVDERIQDQEIKALVFSYLFGESQEVLPFEYQTAFWQTGLLHILVVSGFHLSLVALILRFLLPGRYGFILSLIGISFYSFFIVPLDPPVLRAYIMIFSAFLILLIYRRPDYLSLLFLSGSIILLIFPEYLSSYSFWLSFTATLYLILANVNVDGIKNFFPSRQHYYIFMSFWGSLFATLSTSNIVATFSYITPLGIVFTPLVSMIFIPFTAYGILELFTFFSLPTFPLELFGKIILNLVSIISHISFTLNTSISVEMAIFLNITGGVLLYFLKDWWKVLVVFLNVPFLLPLWL is encoded by the coding sequence ATGGAGGGAAGGCATCTTAAACATTTGGTTCTATTTCTGGTGGTTCTGATCATTAGCTTTTTTAGGGTTGAAAGGGATAAGGAATACCTGCAGGAGGATTTTGGTAAGGCTAAGGTTTTGGTTTTGGTGGAAGGTTTACCAAATGTGGAAGCAAACAGGTTAAAAGTCAAGGTAAAGATAATAGGTGGGGACCTTCCTGAGATTTACGATAAGACGGGATATCTTACGCTTTTTGGTGCTGAGGATCTACCTTCAAAAACTTTTGAGGTCTTAGGAAGGGTTAGACTTGCTTATGGAAAGGTGTTTATCAACGCAAGCTACACACACATAGGAAAACTCGTTTTTACACGGGAAAGTATCAGAGAACTGTTCATGCGCAGAGTTGACGAGAGAATACAAGATCAAGAAATTAAAGCTCTCGTTTTTTCTTACCTCTTTGGCGAGTCTCAAGAAGTTTTACCTTTTGAGTACCAGACTGCTTTCTGGCAAACTGGTCTGTTGCACATTTTGGTGGTGTCGGGTTTCCACCTGTCACTTGTTGCTCTTATCTTGAGGTTTTTACTGCCGGGCAGGTACGGGTTTATTCTCTCGCTTATTGGCATAAGTTTTTACTCTTTCTTTATTGTGCCTTTAGATCCGCCGGTATTGAGAGCCTACATAATGATATTTTCTGCCTTCTTGATACTGCTTATATACAGAAGACCTGATTACCTCAGCCTACTTTTCCTTTCCGGTTCCATTATACTTTTGATATTTCCCGAATACTTGAGTTCATATTCCTTTTGGCTTTCTTTTACCGCCACACTTTATCTCATCCTCGCTAATGTTAATGTAGATGGTATAAAAAATTTTTTCCCTTCCAGACAGCACTATTACATATTTATGTCCTTTTGGGGTTCGCTTTTTGCAACGCTTAGCACTTCAAACATAGTGGCAACTTTTTCTTACATTACGCCTTTGGGTATTGTGTTTACACCGCTTGTAAGTATGATATTTATACCTTTTACTGCTTATGGGATATTGGAACTTTTTACTTTTTTCAGTCTACCTACCTTTCCACTTGAGCTGTTTGGTAAGATTATTTTAAACTTGGTAAGTATAATATCACACATAAGTTTCACATTAAACACCTCTATATCTGTGGAAATGGCTATATTTTTGAATATTACTGGAGGTGTTCTGCTTTACTTTTTGAAAGATTGGTGGAAAGTTTTGGTTGTTTTCCTTAATGTGCCTTTTTTATTACCACTTTGGTTATGA
- a CDS encoding DNA topoisomerase (ATP-hydrolyzing) has product MEITTVPIEEEVKQSYIDYAMSVIVGRAIPDARDGLKPVQRRILYAMYQMGLMPDKPFVKSARIVGTVLGYYHPHGDQAVYDALVRMAQDFNMRYPLITGQGNFGSVDGDPPAAMRYSEAKLSKVAVKILEDIEDGTVDFAPNFDGSTIEPSVLPSKFPNMLCNGSTGIAVGLATSIPPHNLKEVCLALIELAKNPDISTQEIMKYIKGPDFPTGGIVENYAEIIDYYHVGRGYVRVRAKAHVEKLQGGREQIVITEIPYQVNKAELIKRIAELAREGKIREISDIRDESDKEGIRIVVELKREANGQKVLEKLYRHTALRKNFPLNFVVLIDNEPKQVGIKGILQEFLKHRLEVILRRAKHHLKKAEDRLHIVQGLIMALRHLDGVIRDIRNSKDIAEAREKLIKNYLLSEKQANAVLDMRLQRLTSLERSRLEQEERELIQNIEYYKKLISSEEERIKVFVQEMEQLAKEFPSPRKSFVLGFEGKEEVGQLTIVIYSNGKITPLEQIQEEEEQIVNILDVPFDEGLFMVSNRGRVYWIAGSQALQGSKVSFKERDESIVGAFVRSQASDRIVLITKAGYVKKIPIVDFEYKSQGMSIIKFSEETDQVVRVLQSPEEGDIILFTRKGKILRFPIREIPPATVGSKGVIGIKLEGDDTLKGARALTDCPYLILITERGSIKKISSKDIPVKGRGSKGIGVMSYTKSHLADIVPIKDVVEIMIATEKGRVFYDKLEEGEVLLKESQRWDIGDDLITKVVIKKAH; this is encoded by the coding sequence ATGGAAATCACGACAGTTCCCATAGAAGAAGAGGTAAAGCAGTCCTACATAGATTACGCTATGTCCGTAATAGTGGGGCGTGCTATACCTGACGCACGCGATGGTCTAAAGCCAGTGCAGAGAAGAATACTCTACGCTATGTACCAAATGGGTCTTATGCCAGATAAACCCTTTGTCAAAAGTGCGAGGATCGTTGGCACGGTACTTGGATACTATCACCCTCACGGTGATCAGGCAGTTTACGATGCTTTGGTCAGAATGGCTCAAGACTTTAATATGAGGTATCCTTTGATCACCGGACAGGGCAACTTCGGTTCCGTAGACGGTGATCCTCCTGCTGCTATGAGGTACTCTGAAGCCAAGCTTTCCAAGGTTGCAGTCAAAATCCTTGAGGATATAGAAGATGGTACTGTAGATTTTGCCCCAAATTTTGACGGTTCAACTATAGAACCTTCCGTTCTTCCATCAAAGTTTCCCAACATGCTTTGCAACGGTAGTACGGGTATAGCTGTAGGGTTGGCGACATCCATCCCACCGCATAATCTCAAAGAGGTGTGTCTTGCGCTCATAGAACTGGCAAAGAATCCAGACATATCAACTCAGGAGATAATGAAATACATAAAGGGTCCCGACTTCCCTACGGGGGGAATAGTGGAAAATTACGCTGAAATTATTGATTACTATCACGTAGGAAGAGGGTATGTGAGAGTCAGGGCAAAGGCTCACGTAGAAAAATTGCAGGGAGGAAGGGAACAGATAGTTATAACCGAGATACCCTATCAGGTAAATAAGGCGGAACTCATAAAGAGGATAGCTGAACTTGCGAGGGAGGGCAAAATCAGAGAAATATCGGATATAAGAGACGAATCGGATAAAGAAGGTATAAGGATAGTGGTAGAATTAAAAAGGGAAGCGAATGGTCAAAAAGTCTTGGAAAAGCTATACAGACACACGGCGCTAAGGAAAAACTTCCCTCTGAATTTTGTAGTACTTATAGATAACGAACCTAAACAGGTAGGCATAAAGGGTATTTTACAAGAGTTTTTAAAGCACAGACTTGAAGTGATCTTAAGAAGGGCAAAGCATCATCTCAAAAAGGCTGAAGATAGGCTTCATATAGTTCAGGGCTTGATAATGGCTCTAAGGCATTTGGACGGTGTCATACGAGATATAAGAAATTCCAAAGATATCGCAGAAGCCAGAGAAAAGCTCATAAAAAACTACCTTTTGAGTGAAAAACAAGCCAACGCTGTACTTGATATGAGGCTTCAGAGACTCACTTCTTTGGAAAGATCAAGGCTTGAGCAAGAGGAAAGGGAACTTATCCAAAATATAGAGTACTATAAAAAACTTATAAGTAGTGAGGAAGAGAGGATAAAGGTATTTGTGCAGGAAATGGAGCAATTGGCTAAAGAATTCCCTTCACCTAGAAAGAGCTTCGTTTTGGGTTTTGAAGGGAAAGAGGAAGTAGGACAGCTCACCATAGTTATATACTCTAACGGGAAGATTACACCCCTTGAACAAATACAAGAGGAGGAAGAGCAGATAGTTAACATATTAGATGTTCCCTTTGATGAAGGGCTATTTATGGTTTCTAATAGGGGGCGGGTTTACTGGATAGCTGGTTCTCAGGCTTTGCAGGGAAGCAAGGTATCTTTCAAAGAAAGGGACGAAAGCATTGTTGGTGCCTTTGTGAGATCTCAGGCTAGTGACCGTATAGTGTTGATCACAAAAGCGGGATACGTAAAGAAGATACCTATAGTGGATTTTGAGTATAAGTCTCAAGGCATGTCCATAATAAAGTTTTCTGAAGAGACGGATCAGGTGGTAAGAGTTCTACAATCACCGGAAGAAGGTGACATAATACTCTTTACGAGAAAGGGTAAGATCCTAAGATTTCCCATAAGGGAAATACCTCCAGCTACTGTAGGATCAAAGGGTGTAATAGGTATAAAGCTTGAAGGGGATGACACGCTCAAAGGTGCGAGAGCTTTAACAGATTGCCCTTACCTTATTTTGATCACAGAAAGAGGAAGCATAAAAAAGATCAGCTCAAAGGACATACCTGTGAAAGGGAGAGGGTCAAAAGGTATAGGCGTTATGAGTTACACCAAAAGCCACCTTGCAGACATAGTACCGATAAAAGATGTCGTGGAAATTATGATAGCAACGGAGAAAGGGAGAGTTTTCTATGACAAGCTTGAAGAAGGTGAAGTACTTCTTAAAGAGAGCCAAAGGTGGGATATAGGTGACGACCTCATAACCAAAGTGGTAATAAAAAAGGCACATTAA
- the queF gene encoding preQ(1) synthase translates to MEKKYGELAIESAQLEAWENPSPERDYVIEITFPEFSCLCPRSGYPDYATIRIRYIPDRYIVELRSLKLWLNKFRNRYISHEQATNEIYATLYETLKPRFLEVVGDFNPRGNVHTLIKIRSDGLY, encoded by the coding sequence ATGGAAAAAAAGTACGGTGAGCTTGCAATAGAATCCGCACAGTTGGAAGCCTGGGAAAATCCATCCCCGGAAAGAGACTACGTGATAGAGATAACTTTTCCCGAATTTTCTTGCTTGTGTCCGCGTTCTGGCTATCCTGATTATGCTACCATAAGAATACGTTATATTCCAGATAGGTATATAGTGGAGCTAAGGTCCCTCAAGTTGTGGCTCAACAAGTTCAGAAACCGCTACATTTCCCACGAACAGGCTACTAACGAAATATACGCAACTCTTTACGAAACTTTAAAACCTAGATTCCTTGAGGTAGTGGGTGACTTTAATCCCAGAGGTAACGTACATACATTGATAAAAATCAGGAGTGATGGACTGTACTGA